A stretch of Pseudoclavibacter chungangensis DNA encodes these proteins:
- a CDS encoding TetR/AcrR family transcriptional regulator, which produces MRDEPTRRRIVEAVLRLVTSRGPDSTTVRNVATEADVSVGAVQHHFHTKEDLLLGAMDAVVERFRTRVESLADGSGDARDLVAAFLTAIACADPDNETDDVENAIVWTVFAARACVDDRIRAAHTASWLEAERILLELLRHAYGPEVGPDDAAGLLALTDGIAVARVAEGDSRMPRERAVRLIDAALGRLDAAARDRRRG; this is translated from the coding sequence ATGCGTGACGAACCGACTCGTCGACGGATCGTCGAGGCCGTCCTCCGCCTCGTCACGAGCCGCGGGCCGGACTCGACGACCGTGAGGAACGTCGCGACCGAGGCCGACGTGTCGGTCGGCGCGGTGCAGCACCACTTCCACACGAAGGAAGACCTACTGCTCGGCGCGATGGATGCCGTCGTCGAACGGTTCCGCACGCGCGTCGAGTCACTCGCGGACGGGAGCGGCGACGCCCGAGACCTCGTCGCCGCGTTCCTGACCGCGATCGCGTGCGCCGACCCCGACAACGAGACGGACGATGTCGAGAACGCGATCGTCTGGACCGTGTTCGCCGCTCGCGCGTGCGTCGACGACCGCATCCGCGCGGCGCACACCGCCTCGTGGCTCGAGGCGGAGCGCATACTGCTCGAGCTCCTCCGGCACGCCTACGGCCCGGAGGTCGGCCCCGACGATGCGGCGGGACTCCTCGCCCTCACGGACGGGATCGCTGTGGCCCGCGTCGCCGAGGGCGATTCCCGGATGCCGCGCGAACGCGCCGTGCGACTCATCGACGCGGCACTCGGCCGCCTCGACGCGGCCGCGCGCGACCGCCGACGGGGCTGA
- the gdhA gene encoding NADP-specific glutamate dehydrogenase, which translates to MERSIEAIKSDIFARNAGEPEFHQAVAEVLDSLQPVIERHPEYFELAIIRRLTEPERQIIFRVPWVDDNGHVQVNRGFRVEFSSALGPYKGGLRFHPSVNLGIVKFLGFEQIFKNALTGMPIGGGKGGSDFDPRGRSEREIMAFCQSFMTELYRHIGEHTDVPAGDIGVGGREIGYMFGQYKRLTNRFEAGVLTGKGMTWGGSLVRPEATGYGTVLFARAMLETRGESLEGKRVTVSGSGNVAIYAIEKAQEFGALVLSASDSSGAIHDPDGIDLDLLKQIKLVERGRIGEYVDRRGGRAAFLEADGSVWNIPTDVALPCATQNELDGDAARALIEHGVRVVAEGANMPCTPEAVELLQADPVALFGPAKAANAGGVATSALEMQQNASRDSWSFEHTEERLSEIMADVHDRCRTTAKEYGDPDNYVLGANIAGFTKVVDAMIAQGVV; encoded by the coding sequence GTGGAACGAAGCATCGAGGCCATCAAGTCGGACATCTTCGCGCGGAATGCCGGCGAACCCGAGTTCCACCAGGCGGTCGCAGAAGTCCTCGATTCGCTCCAACCGGTCATCGAACGGCACCCCGAGTACTTCGAGCTCGCGATCATCCGTCGACTCACGGAGCCCGAACGGCAGATCATCTTCCGGGTGCCGTGGGTCGACGACAACGGTCACGTGCAGGTCAACCGCGGCTTCCGCGTCGAGTTCAGCTCGGCGCTCGGACCGTACAAGGGCGGACTCCGGTTCCACCCGTCGGTGAACCTCGGCATCGTGAAGTTCCTCGGCTTCGAGCAGATCTTCAAGAACGCGCTCACGGGCATGCCGATCGGTGGCGGCAAGGGCGGCAGCGACTTCGACCCGCGCGGCCGGAGCGAACGCGAGATCATGGCGTTCTGCCAGTCGTTCATGACCGAGCTCTACCGCCACATCGGCGAGCACACGGACGTGCCGGCGGGCGACATCGGCGTGGGCGGCCGCGAGATCGGCTACATGTTCGGACAGTACAAGCGGCTCACGAACCGCTTCGAGGCCGGTGTCCTCACGGGCAAGGGCATGACGTGGGGCGGTTCGCTCGTCCGGCCCGAGGCGACCGGATACGGCACGGTGCTCTTCGCGAGGGCCATGCTCGAGACGCGAGGCGAGTCGCTCGAGGGCAAGCGCGTGACCGTGTCCGGTTCGGGTAACGTCGCGATCTACGCGATCGAGAAGGCGCAGGAGTTCGGCGCGCTCGTGCTCTCGGCGTCGGACTCCTCGGGCGCGATCCACGACCCCGACGGCATCGACCTCGACCTCCTGAAGCAGATCAAGCTCGTCGAGCGCGGTCGCATCGGCGAGTACGTCGATCGACGGGGCGGCCGGGCGGCGTTCCTCGAGGCCGACGGTTCGGTCTGGAACATCCCGACCGACGTCGCGCTGCCGTGTGCGACGCAGAACGAGCTCGACGGTGACGCCGCGCGCGCGCTCATCGAGCACGGCGTGCGGGTCGTCGCGGAGGGCGCGAACATGCCCTGCACGCCGGAGGCGGTCGAATTGCTGCAGGCCGATCCGGTCGCACTGTTCGGGCCCGCGAAGGCGGCGAACGCGGGTGGCGTCGCGACGAGCGCGCTCGAGATGCAGCAGAACGCGTCGCGTGACTCGTGGTCGTTCGAGCACACGGAGGAGCGGCTGTCGGAGATCATGGCCGACGTGCACGACCGCTGCCGGACGACCGCGAAGGAGTACGGCGACCCCGACAACTACGTGCTCGGCGCCAACATCGCCGGATTCACGAAGGTCGTGGACGCCATGATCGCCCAGGGCGTCGTCTGA